Proteins found in one Pseudomonas marvdashtae genomic segment:
- a CDS encoding MFS transporter, with the protein MQTLNLAARRWWYIMPIVFITYSLAYLDRANYGFAAASGMAEDLMITPGLSSLLGALFFLGYFFFQIPGAIYAQKHSVKKLIFVSLILWGSLATLTGVVSNAYWLIVIRFMLGVVEAAVMPAMLVYLCHWFTRAERSRANTFLILGNPVTMLWMSVVSGYLVEQFDWRWMFIIEGLPAVLWAFVWWRLADDRPAQAKWLTDQEKQDLESALAAEQVGIKAVKNYAEAFRSPKVIILALQFFCWSIGVYGFVLWLPSILKAGLKMNMVEAGWLSSLPYLAAVIAMLIVSWASDKVQKRKRFVWPPLLVASIAFYASYLLGAEHFWWSYTLLVIAGACMYAPYGPFFAIVPEILPANVAGGAMALINSMGALGSFGGSYLVGYLNGSTGSTGMSFLLMSGALLLSVVLTLALKPGASDRVVSKTATPQPAPARS; encoded by the coding sequence ATGCAAACGCTCAATCTCGCCGCCCGCCGCTGGTGGTACATCATGCCCATCGTGTTCATCACCTACAGCCTGGCGTACCTCGACCGGGCGAACTACGGTTTCGCCGCCGCCTCGGGAATGGCCGAGGACCTGATGATTACGCCTGGGTTGTCGTCGCTGCTGGGCGCGCTGTTTTTCCTCGGTTACTTCTTCTTCCAGATACCCGGGGCGATCTACGCGCAAAAACACAGCGTGAAAAAACTGATATTCGTCAGCCTGATCCTCTGGGGCTCGCTGGCGACCCTGACGGGTGTGGTCTCCAACGCGTACTGGCTGATCGTGATCCGCTTCATGCTCGGCGTGGTCGAAGCCGCGGTGATGCCGGCGATGCTGGTCTACCTGTGCCACTGGTTCACCCGCGCCGAACGCTCGCGCGCCAACACCTTCCTGATCCTTGGCAACCCGGTGACCATGCTGTGGATGTCCGTGGTCTCGGGCTATCTGGTGGAGCAATTCGACTGGCGCTGGATGTTCATCATCGAAGGCTTGCCGGCGGTGCTCTGGGCCTTTGTCTGGTGGCGCCTGGCCGATGATCGCCCGGCCCAGGCCAAGTGGCTCACCGACCAGGAAAAACAAGACTTGGAAAGCGCGCTGGCCGCCGAGCAGGTCGGTATCAAGGCGGTGAAGAACTATGCCGAGGCCTTCCGCTCGCCCAAGGTGATCATCCTGGCCCTGCAGTTTTTCTGCTGGAGCATCGGCGTCTATGGTTTCGTGCTGTGGCTGCCATCGATCCTCAAGGCCGGCCTGAAGATGAACATGGTCGAAGCCGGGTGGCTGTCATCGCTGCCTTATCTGGCGGCGGTGATCGCGATGCTGATCGTCTCCTGGGCGTCGGACAAAGTGCAGAAGCGCAAGCGCTTTGTCTGGCCGCCGTTGCTGGTCGCCTCCATCGCCTTCTACGCTTCCTACCTGCTGGGGGCGGAGCATTTCTGGTGGTCCTACACCTTGCTGGTGATCGCCGGCGCCTGCATGTATGCGCCTTACGGTCCGTTCTTCGCCATCGTCCCGGAGATCCTCCCGGCCAACGTCGCCGGCGGCGCCATGGCATTGATCAACAGCATGGGCGCGCTGGGTTCGTTCGGCGGTTCGTACCTGGTGGGCTACCTCAACGGCTCCACCGGCTCCACCGGCATGTCCTTCTTGTTGATGAGCGGCGCGTTGCTGCTGTCGGTGGTACTGACCCTCGCCCTCAAGCCCGGCGCCAGCGACCGGGTCGTGTCCAAAACTGCGACGCCACAGCCGGCGCCCGCCCGTTCCTGA
- a CDS encoding 2-hydroxyacid dehydrogenase, producing MKKHVVVYKALSAQLMERLQAQAQVTLIERLDEQGLAQLREALPSAHGLLGASLRLDASLLDLAPHLEAIASVSVGVDNYDIDYLTERRIVLTNTPDVLTETTADTGFALILATARRVVELANLVRAGQWQQSIGAKHFGSDVHGKTLGIVGMGRIGEALAQRGHFGFGMPVLYHSHSPKPAVEQRFGARYCSLETLLQQADFICLTLPLTADTHGLIGAQAFAQMRPESIFINISRGKVVDEAALIEALRNQKIRGAGLDVFEREPLSTDSPLLQMDNVVATPHMGSATHETREAMARCAVDNLLAALAGERPVNLVNAGAWIG from the coding sequence ATGAAAAAACACGTCGTGGTGTACAAAGCACTTTCAGCGCAATTGATGGAACGCCTGCAAGCGCAGGCCCAGGTCACCCTGATTGAGCGCCTCGATGAGCAGGGCCTGGCCCAACTGCGCGAAGCCCTGCCCAGCGCCCATGGCCTGCTGGGCGCAAGCCTCAGGCTCGATGCGTCGCTGCTGGACCTGGCGCCCCACCTGGAGGCGATCGCCAGTGTTTCGGTTGGGGTCGATAACTACGATATCGATTACCTGACCGAACGGCGGATCGTGCTCACCAACACGCCGGATGTGCTGACCGAGACCACCGCCGACACCGGATTCGCCTTGATCCTGGCGACCGCCCGCCGCGTGGTGGAGCTGGCCAACCTGGTCCGCGCCGGGCAATGGCAGCAGAGCATCGGCGCCAAGCATTTCGGCAGCGATGTCCACGGCAAGACTCTCGGCATCGTCGGCATGGGACGCATCGGCGAAGCCTTGGCCCAGCGCGGGCATTTCGGTTTCGGCATGCCGGTGCTCTATCACAGCCACTCGCCCAAGCCGGCGGTGGAGCAGCGGTTCGGCGCACGTTATTGCAGCCTCGAAACACTGTTGCAGCAGGCGGACTTCATCTGCTTGACCTTGCCGCTCACGGCCGATACCCACGGGCTGATCGGCGCACAAGCCTTCGCGCAGATGCGTCCCGAGAGCATCTTCATCAATATCTCCCGGGGCAAAGTGGTAGATGAAGCGGCGTTGATTGAGGCCCTGCGCAACCAGAAGATCCGTGGCGCGGGGCTGGACGTGTTCGAGCGTGAACCCTTGAGTACGGATTCGCCGTTATTGCAGATGGACAATGTGGTAGCGACCCCACACATGGGATCGGCCACCCACGAGACGCGGGAAGCGATGGCGCGCTGTGCCGTGGACAACCTGTTGGCGGCATTGGCGGGTGAGCGGCCGGTGAATCTGGTGAATGCGGGGGCGTGGATAGGCTGA
- a CDS encoding YcaO-like family protein → MSERELSPTEALFNIMSTLHTLGLSAVTRYTTSSKLVATAELFDDNDNLVESGAGKGPDSLIGALAESIEHFSTFQPLADAPIGYRSDKIATQKAVTDDGIFTSLPHTEKLIECFRLTSLNNNEELFAPCVLLCPETTQNIHGDSNSALRFLSRYSSNSGIAFGCTENEALLHGTHETIERHILSLFYMTVCGLGPAMELYTPSVALLQTALGSHPAALASANRLQVIIIKDVLSVYFAVAFPKGGPGAHHLSPIGSGCSLEIHTAIQRAVTEQFQSEDLYDGAEESIDRETFDLLSKSRHLKCLIDFAPLMRATLPIIDTPAHIAPLTVSEQLEKLQKNLSNKRMKIFRRTVARFSDYSFVTQIYIPGLERFNIIRNGRLVVPQYVLRG, encoded by the coding sequence ATGTCAGAACGAGAACTATCACCCACCGAAGCGCTATTCAATATCATGTCCACGCTCCATACACTGGGCCTCAGTGCAGTAACACGATATACGACATCATCCAAGTTAGTAGCAACGGCCGAACTGTTTGATGATAACGACAACCTCGTTGAATCGGGAGCAGGCAAGGGACCAGATTCACTAATAGGCGCACTGGCAGAAAGCATTGAACACTTCAGCACGTTTCAGCCTCTTGCTGATGCTCCCATAGGATACCGCTCCGACAAGATAGCTACTCAAAAAGCAGTTACAGACGATGGAATTTTTACCAGCCTGCCTCACACCGAAAAATTAATCGAATGCTTTAGGCTTACTTCGCTCAACAACAATGAGGAGCTATTCGCGCCGTGCGTCCTTCTATGCCCTGAAACGACGCAAAACATCCACGGCGATTCGAATTCCGCACTGCGTTTTCTATCTCGCTACTCGTCAAACTCAGGAATTGCTTTTGGTTGCACAGAGAACGAAGCACTGTTACATGGTACCCACGAAACAATCGAGAGGCATATCCTTTCTCTTTTCTACATGACTGTCTGTGGCCTCGGCCCGGCAATGGAACTATACACACCTTCTGTCGCGTTGCTTCAAACAGCGCTGGGGAGCCACCCTGCTGCCTTGGCGTCAGCGAACAGACTGCAAGTGATCATTATCAAGGACGTGCTGTCAGTTTATTTTGCAGTGGCATTTCCCAAAGGGGGCCCTGGAGCTCACCATCTTTCACCCATCGGCTCCGGATGCTCGCTTGAAATCCATACTGCAATCCAAAGGGCAGTTACTGAACAGTTCCAGTCCGAGGACTTATATGATGGCGCTGAAGAATCCATAGATAGAGAAACCTTTGACCTATTATCTAAATCAAGGCACCTGAAATGCTTGATTGACTTCGCACCACTCATGAGAGCGACACTTCCTATAATTGACACCCCTGCACACATCGCCCCCTTAACAGTCTCTGAACAATTAGAAAAATTGCAAAAAAACCTATCAAATAAAAGAATGAAAATATTCCGCCGAACAGTAGCTCGTTTTTCAGACTATAGCTTCGTCACTCAAATTTACATTCCAGGACTTGAGCGCTTCAATATCATTAGAAACGGTCGCCTGGTGGTGCCTCAGTACGTGTTACGCGGTTGA
- a CDS encoding ATP-binding cassette domain-containing protein: MHSIWAMIKNACKQHTRLLAITITTIIALKLITLAPPLLLGTIIDTLQGTGNPASSTLLALTTGLIIAGCIHAIITPLQLHALSKLVQSIIMNASIEWITELIGKEFSLFNSWRIGHFIKSVERGITAHEQLLTFIVTIALPVLLEFIVVGAAFIYIGGGEIFLSMTAFGIIYLAATHKIIKWRRKHIDAVNEQEDELSAHLYNTLNAGKIIKLESAIPTALLPLNAAFGRYASAAVTTASSGGLLSTAKILFVSLSTGGLLYWGVVDQLSGQPSISVGQLVAIFSIAGSYLLSISTLTEGYRVLDQFLADQRQFQGLLSLPAFDRSNRLAWVDFHRSSVLELGPCEVAGTGPLRLSIKRSLAFVQGQSVAVTGPSGAGKTTFLEVLAGLDASMRDQLSIDSVPVSLLTGQAHLDTLRYCPQQPRFLEGSFEQSVLFGGSASPILSRAIRQLELDEIVTTRQVSENASNISGGEAKRLSLLRLINKPGKFNMFDEPSASIEPRLTTPLWDLLFDVFAGQGLICVTHDIDHLHRFDRVIVMHDGAIVEDGPWRDLIDRPAIKLLMDEIRMQN; the protein is encoded by the coding sequence ATGCACAGCATCTGGGCAATGATAAAAAACGCCTGCAAACAACACACCAGACTTCTAGCAATAACCATAACCACAATCATCGCACTTAAACTGATTACACTTGCCCCTCCACTGTTACTCGGAACCATCATCGACACCCTGCAAGGCACTGGAAATCCAGCATCCAGCACCCTGCTCGCACTGACGACAGGCCTGATTATCGCGGGATGTATTCATGCCATCATCACTCCTTTGCAACTCCATGCGCTGTCGAAGCTGGTCCAGAGCATTATCATGAACGCTTCCATTGAGTGGATCACCGAACTCATAGGCAAAGAGTTTTCGTTATTCAACTCCTGGAGAATCGGCCACTTCATCAAATCGGTCGAGCGCGGAATTACTGCGCACGAACAACTACTCACCTTCATTGTGACCATTGCGCTTCCCGTACTCTTGGAATTCATAGTCGTTGGGGCTGCTTTTATTTACATAGGGGGCGGTGAAATTTTTTTGAGCATGACGGCGTTCGGAATTATCTATCTGGCAGCCACCCATAAAATTATCAAATGGCGGAGGAAGCACATCGATGCAGTCAATGAACAGGAGGATGAGTTAAGCGCCCACCTCTACAACACCCTCAACGCGGGAAAAATCATAAAGCTGGAAAGTGCCATACCTACTGCCCTGCTCCCGTTGAACGCGGCGTTCGGACGTTATGCCAGCGCTGCGGTGACTACGGCATCCTCTGGCGGCCTGCTGAGCACCGCCAAGATACTGTTCGTAAGCCTTTCCACTGGGGGATTGCTCTACTGGGGCGTCGTGGACCAACTTTCGGGTCAGCCCAGTATCAGTGTCGGGCAGCTGGTTGCCATTTTTTCAATCGCGGGGAGTTATCTGCTCAGTATTTCAACCTTGACTGAAGGGTATCGTGTTCTTGATCAGTTCCTTGCAGACCAGCGTCAATTTCAGGGTCTGCTATCACTTCCGGCTTTCGATCGCAGCAATCGGCTGGCGTGGGTTGATTTCCACCGATCCTCAGTTCTGGAGCTTGGACCCTGCGAAGTGGCAGGAACGGGACCGCTTCGCCTGTCGATCAAGCGCTCCCTGGCATTTGTTCAAGGGCAGTCAGTGGCCGTTACAGGCCCTAGCGGCGCAGGCAAAACCACTTTTCTGGAAGTCCTCGCCGGGCTTGATGCATCAATGCGGGACCAACTGAGTATCGACTCGGTACCGGTTTCACTTTTGACCGGTCAAGCTCACTTGGACACCTTGAGGTACTGCCCCCAGCAACCACGGTTTCTGGAAGGCTCTTTTGAACAGTCGGTTCTGTTTGGAGGCAGCGCATCGCCGATTTTGTCAAGAGCCATACGACAACTGGAACTGGATGAGATCGTGACAACACGGCAGGTCAGCGAAAATGCATCAAATATCTCCGGAGGCGAAGCCAAACGCCTGTCGCTGCTGCGCCTGATCAACAAGCCTGGGAAATTCAATATGTTCGACGAGCCAAGCGCATCCATCGAACCTAGGCTAACCACGCCTCTTTGGGACCTGTTATTCGACGTTTTTGCCGGGCAGGGGTTGATATGTGTCACCCATGACATTGACCACTTGCATCGGTTTGACCGGGTCATTGTGATGCATGACGGGGCAATCGTGGAGGATGGTCCGTGGCGGGATCTGATCGACAGGCCAGCAATCAAGCTGCTGATGGATGAGATTCGGATGCAAAACTAG
- a CDS encoding AAA family ATPase: MEHREALLALRTFLSTQILGQEKLIERLLIALLADGHMLVEGAPGLAKTKAIKELAEGIEAQFHRIQFTPDLLPADITGTEIYRPETGSFVFQQGPIFHNLVLADEINRAPAKVQSALLEAMAERQVSVGRSTYELSPLFLVMATQNPIEQEGTYPLPEAQLDRFLMHVKIGFPDAAVERRILQQARGEALNGETKPERRVSQQAIFSARKEILGLYMADAVEEYLVQLIMATRNPAKFDPEMAEWIAYGASPRGSIALDRCARAHAWLAGRDFVSPEDIQAVLFDVLRHRIILSFEAEAAGIDQDRVVQRILDVVAVA, translated from the coding sequence ATGGAACATCGTGAAGCGCTGCTGGCGCTGCGAACCTTTCTTTCAACGCAGATTCTCGGCCAGGAAAAACTCATCGAGCGCCTGCTCATCGCCCTGCTCGCCGACGGCCATATGCTGGTGGAAGGCGCGCCCGGGCTGGCCAAGACCAAGGCAATCAAAGAGCTGGCCGAGGGCATCGAAGCGCAGTTTCATCGCATCCAATTTACCCCCGACCTGCTGCCCGCGGACATCACCGGCACTGAAATCTATCGCCCGGAAACCGGCAGCTTCGTGTTCCAGCAAGGGCCAATCTTTCACAATCTGGTATTGGCGGACGAAATCAACCGGGCCCCGGCCAAGGTCCAGTCGGCCTTGCTCGAAGCGATGGCCGAGCGGCAGGTCAGCGTCGGGCGCAGCACCTATGAACTGTCGCCGCTGTTCCTGGTGATGGCCACGCAGAACCCGATCGAGCAGGAAGGCACCTATCCGCTGCCCGAAGCCCAACTCGACCGCTTCCTGATGCACGTCAAGATCGGTTTTCCGGATGCCGCGGTTGAGCGCCGTATCCTGCAACAGGCCCGGGGCGAAGCACTGAATGGCGAAACCAAGCCTGAGCGGCGCGTCAGCCAGCAGGCGATTTTCTCGGCGCGTAAGGAAATCCTCGGGCTGTACATGGCAGACGCCGTGGAGGAATACCTGGTGCAGCTGATCATGGCGACCCGCAACCCGGCCAAGTTCGACCCGGAAATGGCCGAGTGGATCGCCTACGGCGCCAGCCCACGGGGCTCGATTGCCCTGGACCGCTGCGCCCGCGCCCACGCCTGGCTGGCCGGACGCGACTTTGTCAGCCCGGAAGACATCCAGGCCGTGCTGTTCGACGTGCTGCGCCATCGCATCATCCTGTCGTTCGAAGCCGAAGCCGCCGGCATTGACCAGGACCGGGTCGTGCAGCGGATTCTCGACGTCGTCGCAGTCGCTTGA
- a CDS encoding DUF58 domain-containing protein, translating to MNDPLAPVPGIRVSLSELIEMRHRVREVQLFSTPGQRSPLIGLHHSKLRGRGVDFDQVRVYQAGDDVRTIDWRVTARTQEPHTKLFHEERERPIFIMIEQSHRLFFGSGQVFKSVLAAQAASLIGWAALGHNDRVGGLVFGNNTHYEVKPRRSKQSLLQLLNRLVRVNQSLNTEGESDRDSFGIALRRAREVLRPGSLVIVICDERALSDSAEQQLSLLSRHCDLLLLPLSDPLDHALPAAGLLRFAQRGEQLELDTLNFELRQTYRAQAEARLERWELLAQKLRILLLPLSTQGDMVEQLREYLNPKRPGKTR from the coding sequence ATGAATGACCCACTGGCGCCCGTCCCGGGCATCCGCGTCAGCCTTTCGGAGCTGATCGAGATGCGCCACCGCGTGCGCGAGGTGCAATTGTTCTCCACCCCGGGCCAGCGCAGCCCGCTGATCGGGCTGCACCACTCCAAGCTGCGTGGACGCGGGGTGGATTTCGACCAGGTGCGGGTCTATCAGGCTGGCGACGATGTGCGGACCATCGACTGGCGCGTCACCGCGCGGACCCAGGAGCCTCATACCAAGCTGTTCCACGAAGAACGGGAGCGACCGATCTTCATCATGATCGAGCAAAGCCATCGCCTGTTCTTCGGCTCCGGGCAGGTGTTCAAATCGGTGCTGGCCGCCCAGGCCGCCAGCCTGATCGGTTGGGCCGCGCTGGGGCACAACGACCGGGTGGGCGGGCTGGTGTTCGGCAATAACACCCATTACGAAGTCAAGCCCCGGCGCAGCAAGCAGAGCCTGCTGCAATTGCTCAATCGCCTGGTGCGCGTCAATCAATCGCTGAACACCGAAGGTGAGTCGGACCGCGACTCGTTCGGAATCGCCTTGCGCCGAGCCCGGGAGGTGCTGCGCCCCGGTAGCCTGGTGATCGTGATTTGCGACGAACGCGCCCTGTCCGACAGTGCCGAGCAGCAATTGAGCCTGCTATCGCGCCATTGCGACCTGTTGCTGCTGCCGTTGTCCGACCCGCTGGACCACGCTCTGCCCGCCGCGGGGCTGCTTCGGTTTGCCCAACGCGGCGAGCAGCTGGAGCTCGACACACTGAATTTCGAATTGCGCCAGACCTATCGCGCCCAGGCCGAGGCGCGGCTGGAGCGCTGGGAGTTGCTGGCGCAGAAGCTGCGAATCCTGTTGCTGCCGTTGAGCACCCAAGGCGACATGGTCGAACAACTGCGCGAGTACCTGAACCCCAAGCGGCCAGGGAAAACCCGATGA
- a CDS encoding DUF4381 domain-containing protein, which translates to MSSLDQLQPLMVPPPIGFWPPAPGWWLLLVLMPLLGLGLWQLRRFIPARRSDSRTEQPLDPVRLAALAELALLPKPYDGAPAGAWLQQLNALLKRLCRNHYPYSQSHTLNGRKWLAFLDNRCPAAGLTRWMILVEGAYKPECKLDDKAIAGLTQAVEIWIRKHV; encoded by the coding sequence ATGAGCAGCCTTGATCAACTGCAGCCGCTCATGGTCCCGCCCCCGATTGGCTTCTGGCCGCCCGCGCCAGGCTGGTGGTTGCTGCTGGTGCTGATGCCACTGCTGGGCCTGGGCCTGTGGCAGTTGCGCCGGTTCATTCCCGCCAGGCGCAGCGATTCGCGCACCGAGCAACCGCTGGACCCGGTACGCCTCGCGGCGCTGGCCGAACTCGCCCTGTTGCCCAAACCCTACGACGGCGCACCCGCCGGGGCCTGGCTGCAGCAACTCAATGCGTTGCTCAAGCGCCTGTGTCGCAATCACTATCCCTACAGCCAGAGCCACACCCTCAATGGACGCAAATGGCTGGCCTTCCTCGATAACCGCTGCCCGGCCGCCGGCCTGACTCGCTGGATGATCCTGGTCGAAGGCGCCTACAAGCCTGAATGCAAGCTCGATGACAAAGCCATCGCCGGCCTGACCCAGGCGGTCGAGATATGGATTCGCAAGCATGTTTGA
- a CDS encoding vWA domain-containing protein → MFEFAWPWIFALLPLPWLMRLVLPAADSGEPALKVSFLEDLEGLVGRRARANLPTWRQQAPFILLWLLLLIAAARPQWLGDPLPIAASGRDLLVAVDVSGSMDFPDMQWKDEEVSRLALVQHMLGDFLESREGDRVGLILFGSQAYLQAPLTFDRHTVRRWLDEARVGIAGKNTAIGDAIGLALKRLRQRPAHSRVLILVTDGANNGGEIDPLTAARLAADESVKIYTIGVGADPEQTGTAGFLGVNPSLDLDEATLRDIAQVTGGQYFRAQDGEQLLAIKTTLDQLEPVAQQPTQARPSLALYQWPLAVALLLSMLLVARERWPDNPLQRLFTQPLFQPSQSSEWRKRLKRLRLRRRR, encoded by the coding sequence ATGTTTGAATTCGCCTGGCCGTGGATCTTCGCCCTGTTGCCATTGCCCTGGCTGATGCGCCTGGTACTGCCGGCGGCGGACAGCGGTGAGCCAGCCCTCAAGGTCAGCTTCCTGGAAGACCTCGAAGGCTTGGTTGGGCGCCGGGCCCGGGCCAACCTGCCCACCTGGCGCCAGCAGGCGCCCTTCATCCTGCTGTGGCTTCTGCTGCTGATCGCCGCCGCCCGCCCGCAATGGCTGGGCGACCCTCTGCCGATCGCCGCCAGCGGCCGCGACCTCTTGGTGGCGGTGGACGTGTCAGGATCGATGGATTTCCCCGACATGCAATGGAAGGACGAGGAAGTCAGTCGCCTGGCGCTGGTCCAGCACATGCTCGGGGACTTTCTCGAAAGTCGCGAAGGCGACCGGGTCGGCCTGATCCTGTTCGGCAGCCAGGCTTATCTGCAAGCCCCGTTGACCTTTGACCGTCACACCGTGCGCCGCTGGCTCGACGAGGCGCGGGTGGGCATCGCCGGCAAGAACACCGCCATCGGCGATGCCATTGGCCTGGCACTCAAACGCCTGCGCCAACGTCCGGCCCACAGCCGCGTGCTGATCCTGGTCACCGATGGCGCCAACAACGGTGGCGAGATCGATCCGCTGACCGCCGCCCGACTGGCCGCCGATGAAAGCGTGAAAATCTACACCATCGGCGTGGGCGCCGATCCGGAGCAAACGGGCACGGCCGGCTTCCTGGGCGTCAACCCGAGCCTGGATCTCGACGAAGCGACACTCAGGGACATCGCCCAAGTCACCGGCGGTCAATATTTTCGAGCCCAGGATGGTGAGCAGTTGCTGGCGATCAAGACCACGCTCGACCAACTCGAACCGGTGGCGCAGCAACCGACCCAGGCGCGCCCGTCCCTGGCGCTCTATCAGTGGCCGCTGGCCGTTGCGCTGTTGTTGAGCATGTTGCTGGTGGCTAGGGAACGCTGGCCGGACAACCCGTTGCAGCGGCTGTTCACCCAGCCGCTGTTTCAGCCATCGCAATCCTCTGAATGGCGCAAGCGGCTCAAGCGCCTGCGACTGCGGAGGCGCCGATGA
- a CDS encoding vWA domain-containing protein, with product MIALWPHWLRPGFILLLPLLGWLLWQLWHRQKRVGRWQMILPPAFHAVLLSGGSGRESRLPWIALGLGWLLMVLALLGPSWTRVEQTSQKPADPLVVILELSPEMLANDVPPTRLEQARRKVLDVLQNRSDSQTAIIVYAGSAHTLVPLSDDLATSTNLLEALTPSIMPQNGHRADLAVIKAMALLDQAGLGHGRILLIGSSLNEQERLGIRQVLDGSATRLLMLGIGTREGAPVAQDDGSYLKDAQGAILVPRLDSPSLKSFINELDGRYRPARLDDGDLRGLGLLDGPSRLRSDGQKLRLDTWADQGYWLLLPLLLLAACAGRRGWLFCLPLLFAFPQTGHAFEFQDLWLRADQQGQHLLKQKRPAEAAAHFEDSQWQGVALYEAGAYSEAARRFAEGNDARAHYNRGNALARSGELEAAIDAYEQALELQPDLRPAQTNKALVESLLKEQAPPPDTPKPAEREEPDPAVQPPDTNASAQSSEPGQPSSDASATPDESQASQAPPPGAQDVPGSELPDEQTTTPPLRPAAGQRNEEEQRQALEQWLRQIPDNPGELLRRKFWYEQQSHQAQEKHQ from the coding sequence ATGATCGCGCTCTGGCCGCATTGGCTGCGCCCTGGTTTCATCCTGCTGCTGCCTCTGTTGGGTTGGCTGCTCTGGCAACTGTGGCACCGGCAGAAACGCGTGGGCCGCTGGCAGATGATCCTGCCCCCGGCGTTCCATGCGGTGCTGCTCAGCGGTGGCAGCGGCCGTGAAAGCCGACTGCCCTGGATTGCCCTGGGCCTGGGCTGGCTGCTGATGGTGCTGGCCTTGCTCGGCCCAAGCTGGACGCGGGTCGAACAGACCAGCCAGAAACCCGCCGATCCTCTGGTTGTGATCCTGGAACTGAGCCCGGAAATGCTCGCCAACGACGTCCCGCCCACGCGCCTGGAGCAGGCCCGGCGCAAAGTGTTGGACGTGCTGCAAAATCGCAGTGACTCGCAGACCGCGATCATCGTTTACGCCGGCAGCGCCCACACCCTGGTGCCGCTGTCCGACGACCTGGCCACCAGCACCAACCTGCTCGAGGCCCTGACGCCGTCGATCATGCCGCAAAACGGCCACCGCGCCGACTTGGCCGTCATCAAAGCCATGGCCTTGCTCGATCAGGCCGGGCTCGGTCATGGCCGGATCCTGCTGATAGGGTCGTCGCTGAACGAGCAGGAACGCCTAGGCATCCGGCAGGTTCTGGACGGTTCCGCGACGCGCTTGCTGATGCTCGGCATCGGTACCCGCGAAGGCGCGCCGGTGGCCCAGGACGATGGCAGTTACCTCAAGGACGCACAGGGCGCCATCCTGGTCCCGCGCCTCGACAGCCCGAGCCTCAAGTCCTTCATCAATGAACTGGACGGCCGCTACCGGCCGGCACGCCTGGATGACGGCGACCTGCGCGGCCTGGGGCTGCTGGACGGCCCAAGCCGTCTGCGCAGCGATGGTCAGAAACTGCGCCTGGATACCTGGGCGGACCAAGGCTATTGGCTGCTTCTGCCACTGTTATTGCTGGCCGCTTGCGCCGGGCGGCGTGGTTGGCTGTTCTGCCTGCCGCTGCTGTTCGCCTTTCCGCAAACCGGCCATGCCTTCGAATTCCAGGACTTGTGGTTGCGCGCCGATCAACAGGGACAGCATTTGCTCAAGCAAAAACGCCCCGCCGAGGCGGCCGCCCATTTCGAGGACAGCCAATGGCAAGGGGTTGCCTTGTACGAAGCCGGTGCATACAGCGAAGCCGCCCGACGGTTTGCCGAAGGCAACGATGCCCGGGCTCATTACAATCGCGGCAACGCCTTGGCCAGGAGCGGCGAGCTGGAAGCCGCCATCGATGCCTATGAACAAGCCTTGGAGCTGCAACCGGACCTGCGCCCGGCGCAGACCAACAAAGCCCTGGTGGAAAGTTTGTTGAAAGAGCAGGCACCGCCGCCGGATACGCCCAAGCCTGCCGAACGCGAGGAACCGGACCCCGCCGTGCAACCGCCGGATACCAATGCTTCAGCCCAGTCTTCAGAGCCGGGCCAGCCGTCTTCCGACGCCAGCGCGACGCCCGACGAATCCCAGGCATCCCAGGCACCGCCGCCCGGCGCCCAGGATGTTCCCGGCAGCGAATTGCCGGACGAGCAGACCACCACCCCGCCACTGCGTCCGGCCGCGGGCCAGCGCAATGAAGAAGAACAGCGCCAGGCACTGGAACAATGGCTGCGCCAGATCCCGGATAACCCGGGGGAACTGCTCAGGCGAAAATTCTGGTATGAACAGCAAAGCCACCAGGCCCAGGAAAAACACCAATGA